The Methanobacterium alcaliphilum genome segment AATTACCTGAACTTTTAGCCCCTGCAGGATCTCCTGATGCTTTAAAAGAGGCTATATCTGCCGGTGCGGATGCAGTTTATTTATCTGGAAAAAAATTTGGGGCTCGGCAATTTGCAGATAATTTCAGTGTTTTTGAAATAGAATCTGCCATTCAGTATGCTCATTTAAGAGGAGTCAAAGTATATGTTACTGTGAATACTCTTATTAAAGAGAGGGAGTTATCATCTGCTGCAGAGTATGTATTCAAACTATATAGTATGGGTGTGGATGGTGTTTTAGTCCAAGATCTGGGATTATCGCATATCATAAAGGAAATTTTTCCAGATATGGATTTGCATGGTTCAACACAGATGACCATTCATAATAATGACAGTCTAGAATGGCTTGAAGAAAATGGTTTCAGCAGAGTTGTGCTATCTAGAGAGCTGAGTATGGATGAAGTAAACTCCATGACCAAAAATAGTAGATTGGAACTGGAAATATTTCTCCACGGGGCTTTGTGTTATTCCTATTCTGGGCAGTGCCTTTTATCATCATTTATTGGGGGTAGAAGTGGAAATCGTGGTATGTGTGCTCAGCCATGCCGAAAACCCTACACCATAATAACTAGTAACCTGGATGAATATGGCCGACCCATAAAAATCCAGGCATTACCTCTTAAAGAAAAATATATTCTTTCTCCTAAAGATCTGTGTCTTTATCCTCATCTAAGAGAACTAGTTAATTCTAAAATTAGTAGTTTGAAAATAGAAGGTAGGATGCGTTCTCCAGAATATGTGAAAACCGCAGTAAGTATTTACCGTCAAGCATTAGATAAAATTGGTTCAGGTACAAATCATTTAAATAATGATTATGATATGGAGGTCCTTAAATTAGGATTTAATAGAGGATTCACATCAGGATACTTATTTAAATCCATGAGGGAAAAATTAATGGGTCGGGACAAACCCGGTCATCGGGGTTTGTTTATTGGAAATCTTAAAAAGTATAATCCAAAAAAACGAGAAGGCGTCATTCATTTAAAATCAATTATAAAACCAGGAAAAGGAGATGGGCTTTTTTTTGTTCCTTCTAACAATGAAGCACCCATTGGTATGGATATTGAAAAACCCCCATTTATAAAAGGAAAAGATATGTTTTTATCCTTGAAAAAACCAGTTACAGTACCGTCAAGGGTTTTTTTAACCCGTAAAAAGGACTTATCTCTCCTTTATAAAAACCACCAGCCCATTGATTTGCCTAATTTAGCAGTTGATTTATTCTTTAAATTAGATGCAAATAATTATCCCCACCTTAAAGGCCAAATACAAACACATGGGGGGAAAGTTGTAATCAGCGAGGTTGTGGGTAAAACATCTATGGAACCAGCAAAAACTCGCCCACTATCCAACAAAAATATTCAAAAACAATTGCTTAAAATGGGGGATAAACCATTTAAGGGGAAAATTTCAGATATTGAATATGATGAAACTCTTTTTCTACCCATTAAAGAATTGAATCAACTTAGAAGAGAATTAATAGAAGATTTGGAAAAAAAAGTTATTGAAAGTTACACCCCCTCTCTAAAAAAAATTGATTCAGCCCAGCTAAAATTAAATGAATTGAAGAAAGGTCTACATTACCATGGCCAAAAACAAAATGGACCATTTAAAAACGCTTCTAAATCAAGCCAAAGCTCGATCAATTTATCAGTGTATGTAAATGATATTCCCAGTTTAAAGTCTGCGATAAAAACAGGTTTTGATCGTATTTATCTGGATATTCCTCTTTTAGCCCCTGAAAAGCTACTTTCCAAATGCAGTGATCCCAACTCAAAGTATGATTTTGACTTCGAATATGTTAATGCTATTCTAGATGAAGCTATTGAATTATGTTCTCAATCCAATTCCCATTTAGTTTGGAAATGGCCCAATATTACTAGAAATTATCTTTTAGACTTTTTAAAAAAGATTAAAAAAGATTATCCCACTGGTCTGGATCTTATGGTGGGCAACATAGGTGCTGGAAATTTCATTAAAAAGAGCTTTGATGAAACCAGATTGTATGGATCCTATGCTCTTAATGTCTGGAACCACCGTACCATAGCCACATTATCCCCTCTTTTTTCACTGATCACATTATCTCCAGAATTATCCTGGAAAGAAATTAATAATATAATCCATTATCAAAAATCAAATCATTTATCCTCTAATTCAGAAATAGAAATACTTGTTCAAGGAAATATGGAATCAATTATTAGTGAAAACTGCCTAATTTCTCCAGATTTAATTTCTAAAACGTATTTCTCAGAATTTAGTCCAGAAAAATCATGTTTGGAGAGATTTTGGGGGATCAAAGATGAACGTGAACGTGTTTTTCCTTTGAAAATTTCCTCAGATTGTCAGAGCATTATATTAAATTCTGTAGAAACTTGTCTGGTGAATTATGTCCCGGCAATGATGAACAATGGAATTAAAAATATAGCAATTGACGGGAGATGGCGAGGAGAACGTTACGTGGAAAAAATGGGTTATTTCTACGAAAAAGCCATCCAAAACTCAAAAAATAATAAAAAAGTTGAAAAAATAAAAAAAGACATTAAAAAAATATCTTTAGGTGGCATTACATCTTATAATTTTATGAAAGGTATTGAAAAGCCGTAATTAAGTTTATGGAATATCTAAATATCCAATATTTTGGAGTGAAGTTGTAAATTAATGGAAGTGGATTATTTCTTTTCACACACTCTCGGAATTTTTATAAATACCATGATAAAAAATAAGTCTATTTAATGTCTTATCCAATAACATTAAATCATTCATCAATAAATACATCTGAAAGATTAATTCCAGGCAAAAGTATGGACAAAGAAATTGACCTTACCACAGTTAAAGGGGTAGGAGATCATATGGCCCAGAAGATAATATCTCAACTGGGTGGTGAAAAAGAACTATTTAAAATAGTTAAAAATTGTGAAGTGGATAAGATTTCCAGTATTGACGGAGTTAGTCAAAGAAAGGCTATTGAGATCATGAATGAGTTGTTAGGTAATCCCACACAGCAGTTTTTAAAAACAGAAAGAACCTTGCAGATTTATGAAGAAATACTGGAAAAGATAATTAAATATACTCATACTACCCATGCCAGGAATAAGATTTTACTTTTATCTCCTTCTAAAGATATGGAAAAAATTCAATCCAATCTTAATTTTGTAATGGAATCTAAAGAAATGGTTTCCAATTTGCCCATAAAAAATGTTAAAAAGTTACTACGAAACCTAAATACCCCCCAGGAAAAAAAACCACATTTTGATGCATCTAAAGCGATTTTAGTGGAAAATAAGGAAGATTATAATTATCTGCTGGATTTAGGCTTGAACAAGTATTATCCCCTTATTACTGCTCAAGAAGCAGGAGAGATTCAGGAATATGAATTAGTTATATATGTATATTCTTCAGGAGAAATAGACTTTGAAGATGCTAGTAATCTTATAATGGTTAATAAAGAGGCAGAAGAATTAGAGATAGTTCCTGAAAAAGTTTTAATCTATTTTTTTGATAACGAAGATATATTTAAACAAGTCCTGGAACTTAGAAAAATCACCGGTACAAAAACAGTTATGGACGAAGTTCTAACCATAATCTCTGAACTAAAAGAATTTAAGGCCCGGGAAGTTGATTTTGATAAAGTTGTTGAATCTGCGAAGTTAGTGGCTGATGAAGAGATAAAAAATACCATTCAAAATGTTGATCTTAATGGAAATGAAGTTCTTGCTTTATTAAATCAGGGAATGACAGATAAGATTGAAAAAATATTTGATGATATTATTGGTAAATCAAGGGAAACAATCAAATCCCAAACAGGCACAGAATTTGATCCATTCATCCGCACATATCCACTTGAAATTGACCAGCAAGAACTGGAAAGAATAAAAAAAAGGGAGCTTTCAAATAGGCAGATTGTTGATTTTGATAATAAAGTTAAAGCAGCTAAAAGGCTTTCCGATTTAAGGAAATCAGTGGATAATGAAATTAAAGAAGCCCTTGAATTTGATTATGAATTTGCAATGGGTTGTTTTGCTCATTACTATAAATTAGAACCTCCAGAAATTTCCAATAATTTTACTTTAAAACAAGCCCTCCATCTTGATCTGGCACTAGAAAATGAAGAAAATATTCAGAGGGTGGATTATAATTTAACTGATGAAGAAAACGTAGCCATTCTAACTGGTGCAAATAGTGGAGGAAAAACTACACTTCTGGAAACAATGGCTCAAATTTCTATTATGGCTCAGATGGGTTTGCCTGTATGTGCACAAAATGCTCAAATAAAATTATTGGACGAAATTTATTTCTTCTCCAAGAAAAGGTCACTAGATGCCGGTGCATTTGAATCATTCTTGAGAACTTTTGCACCAATAGCCACAACCGATACTCAAAAATTAATCCTTTTAGATGAACTTGAAGCCATTACTGAATTAGAAGCCGCAGTGAAAATAATTTCCAGTTTTATTGAGTTCATTAAAGATTCTAAGTCTTATGCTGTGATTGTTACTCACATGGCACGGGAGATAATGAAATACGCCGAAGTTAGGGTTGATGGGATTGAAGCTAAGGGCCTGGATGAAAATTACAATTTAATTGTAGATAGAACTCCTCGAATGAATTATCTTGCACGCAGTACTCCAGAGCTGATCTTAAAAATGATTCACAGCCGTTCAGATGGGAAACTAAAAGAAGTTTATAGCAGAATATTAGAAAAATTTTGAATGCATTCACCATATCCTTCTTTAAGCCCATGAAGATCAAATATCTTAAATTTATCTAAATAACTGATTTCTAATTTTATTATCTTGAATTAAAATACCGAGTTTCAAAGGATCATTTTAGCACCATACTCACTATTCATTTATAAATATTTTGAAGTTAAAATAATAATATGGAATGGTGTGTTTATGACATCCATTATGGAATTGGAAAATAAAATAAAATATCTTAAAATTACTGATGAAGAATCATATCATCTTTTCCATAGAATTTTCACAGTATCATCTGGAGAAGGATTTATGGTTATTCCTCCTGATCTTAAAAACAAAGTAATTAATCAGTTTGGTAGAAAAGATGAATATGGCCATCTCCTAGAAAATCCAGGCAATGTTATAAATAGAATTGAAAAACAGAAAATAATCAAAACATTTAATAATTGGACTTATGAAAGCGCTCTTTTTAATTATATCCGCACTTCACGACCGATCTCAGGAGATAAAAGTTTCGAAGATGATCAAAAACAGATTTCTATTTTAATTAATGATTCTAAAACCAATTGTGATTTTTGTAATGCGGAAAAATGCACCCCCCAGGATATTTTTAAAAAAGTTTCATTAAGTAGTAATGGTAGGATTAAGGGAAAAAATTCAATTACTGCATCTAATTTAGCAAAATATGATCTTTGGAGTAGTTTAGTTATATTTAAAAATCACAACCCCCTTAAATTTAATTTAGAAGAATTATCAGATGTTATAGATACTGCTTTCACCTGGTTTAAAGAAGCATATGCTCAAAACCAAGATTATAAATTTCCTTTTTTTGTTTGGAATTGTTTATATAAAGCGGGAGCATCTCAAGTGCATGGTCATGCGCAGATTTTGATGAGTAAAGATAAAGCTTATGCTAAAATGGAATCCATGCGAAAAATTAGTTCAAAATATCAAAAAGAAAATGGCAGTGATTATTTCCATGATATATTTAAGATCCACAGTATTTTAGGATTGGGATTTTCCCTCAAAGACGTTAGAGTATATGCTAGCATCACCCCCATAAAAGAAAAAGAGATTATGATTTTAGCTTCAAAAGCACCCCATAAAGATTTGAATATCAAACAAACCATATATGGAATATTAAGGTGTTTTATAGACATTATGAGAATTCACAGCTTTAACCTAGCCATTTATTGTCCCCCCATGGATGGAGAATATAATTTTCCATACTTAATTAAAATCGTTGACCGTGGAAACATTTTCAGGCCCACTGTAGATATGGGGGGGATGGAATTATTTGGAAGCACAGTGGTGGCAGATGACCCCTATAAAATAATCAATAACGTGAAACAATATCTTGAAAAAAGCAATTGAATCTTTAAATTCCAATCAAGAATAAATTCCAGCGTTCATCTTGACCTTTCTGCAGCAATAATATACTGATGTGATTTTTATGGAAGATTTGAAACCAAAATATCTTTTTGATAATTTAAATTTATTGGCTGAGTTTAAAAATGATATTTCAACCGCCATAATTACAGACATAGATGGTACTATCAGTGAAATAACTAATAATCCAAAAAAAGCATTAATTACACCATCCATGAGAAATAAATTAATAAAATTGAAAGAAAGATTTAATTTACTGGCCGTTATAAGTGGTAGATCTCTAAAAGACGCCCGATCCATGGTAGGAATCGAAGATATTTTATATGTAGGAAACCATGGTCTGGAATATTTTTCAGACGGCGAATACTTTGTGGCTCCGGATGTAGAAAATTATCTCTCATCTATTAATAAAACAGCAAGTAAAATAAACAAAGACTTATGTGCTATTGAAGGTTTATTATTTGAGGATAAAGGTATCTGCTATTCTATTCATTATCGTAAATGTGATGGCTCAGAAATAATTCGAAACAAGATATTAGATTCAATTGAAAAAGTTCCTGAATCAAAAAAGCTGCAGATAAATGAAGGACGGAAAATTGTAGAATTAAAACCCCCTGTGGGTTACGATAAAGGAGTCATTATCCATGAAATCGTAGATAAATATAATTTAAAAAAAATAATTTATTTGGGGGACGATATCACAGATTTAGACGCCTTTAAAGAACTTAAAAAATTAGAAAATCAGAAAAAAATAAAAAGTGCCAGCATAATAGTTCTGTCCAATGAAATACCCATTTATGTTAAAAATGGTGCGCAGTTTTTTGTGTGTGATGTAAAGGAAGTTCTTAAATTTTTCAGATGGCTCTTAGATTGATAAAGTTCTTTTTAAAGTTTAAATAAGCAAATAAAGACGGGAAAACTATTTTTTAAGAAAAACTTATTAGATGTGAACTTCATATATTAATACCTATGATTAAGGCTGTTATTATGGCCGGGGGAAAGGGAACTCGAATACAACCATTAACTCTAAGCAGACCAAAGCCCTTAATTCCTGTGGCAAATAGGCCCATGATTGAATATATTCTTAAAAAACTTAAAATTCATGGACATAATGACATAGTGGTTACTTTAAACTATTTAAGAACCCACATCAAAAAACTCTTGAAAAAGAACCATCCTAATTTTAATGCTAAATTCTCAATAGAAAAAAAACCTTTGGGCACCGCGGGAGGAGTGGCCCTGGCCCAGAAATATATTGATGATACCTTTTTTGTTTTAAGTGGAGATGTGCTAATTGACGTAGATTTTGATGAAATATTGAAATTTCATAAAAAGAAAAAAGCATTAGCCACTATGATTCTTAAACCTGTTAATGACCCATCTCATTTTGGAATTGCCGTATTAAGTCAAGACAATGAAATAATTAAATTTTTAGAAAAACCATCACATTCAGATGTTTTCAGTAAGATTGCGAATACTGGAACATATATTTTTGAACCAGAAATAATGGATTATATTGATACTTCCCAAGGAGCTGTTGATTTTTCAAATGACGTATTTCCAGAACTTATAAATGCAAAAGCAGGTATTTATGGTTATATATCAGAGGGGTATTGGAATGACGTAGGAAGACCAGATTCATTTTTAAATGCCAACCATGATGTGCTTAATAAAAAAATAACACCCCGACCTAATGGTAAAATATTAAAAGAAAGTGTGGGGAAGTTTGGAGACATATGGGTCGGAGATAATGTTGAAATTAAGGATAAAGTGAGAATAATTGGTCCAGTAGTTATTGGAAATGACTCAATCATAGAACAAAATTCTGTTATTGGGAGAAACACCGTTATTGGGGATAATGTAACTATAAAAGAGAATACAACAATTGAAGGCTCTGTGATATTTTCAAAAAGCATTATAAATTCAAATTCACATCTTAAAAATTGTATAATTGATTCAGAATGTATTTTAGATTCAGGTTGTGTAATTGAAAAAGGAGCTCTTCTTGGCAATTCAGTGCATGTAGGGCCATCCAGTTTAATTAGTTCCAATCGTTCCATTACCAACAAAGTAAAAATTTTACCAGAATCACATGTTGACTCGAATTTTCCATTATAACTATAAAATTTGAAATTAATTTCGGTGATTTGAGAAAAAGGGCGGTTTCAAGTGTCAAAATATGTGCAAGATATTAGAGGCGTAGTTAATACTGAAATCACCAATAAATTCGCGTCACATTTAGGAACCATTGTAGGTAACTACCTGGGCTCTGATCAGAATGTGCTGGTTGGGAGAGATTCCCATACTCCATCCCAAATGATAAAAAGAAGTTTAACTACTGGACTTATGTCTGCAGGGATAAATGTAATTGATCTGGGGATAGTTCCCCTACCCCTTATTCATTTTAATTTAAAGATATTTGACGCCTCGGTGATGATTACTGTTTCTAGATCACATTTAAGACCAGAAGACATTAATATCAAAATTTTCAGCGATCATGAAATCCCTTTAGAACAAAGACACGCCGAAAAAGTACCCTGGGATAAGATAGGTCATTTAAAATATGCCACTAACCATCAAGATCAGTATTTAAAATCTATTCTTAAAAATACACCCATTAATCTAATAAAAGATAAAGGATTTTTAATTGTCATTGATTGTGAAGAAAGTCTGGAGAAACCATTTGCATCTCAGATACTGAGTGATGTAGGGTGTCAAAATATTATTATTGGTTGTAAAGATACTTCCCCTGCTAAAATTTATCCCGAACCCAATCCTCAAAGAATTTCTCTGGTTTCAGAGGTAACCACTGCTGTGGGTGCGGATATGGGGATAATATTTGATAACGATTTAGATATGGTTGTTTTTATTGATGAAAAAGGAAACCGAATTAAGGATCAGACCATTTTAGCCATATTCAGCAAATATATTTTAGAACAAAATCCAGGCAGTATTATTGTTTCATCAGTAGTTGTTTCCAAGTCTTTAGATGATATTGTTCTCCAGAAAGGCAAAATTATTAAAACATCTGTTAATCAAGTTTTAAGTGAAATTGCTGAAAATAATGCAATATTTGGTGGTGACGAACCTGGTATGTACGTTTTCTCAGAATTTCAGGTTTGTTTTGATGCCATCTTCAGCGTAGTTAAAATGCTTGAAATACTGGCCCAAAAAAATACTACTCTATCTAATCTGGCAAATGAAATAGAAGAATATAATAGAATTGTTTTTACCATAGATTGTGAACATGAGAAAAAAACTCCAGTAATTGATATTTTCAAAGATCAATTTGAATCAAAATATGAA includes the following:
- a CDS encoding sugar phosphate nucleotidyltransferase — translated: MAGGKGTRIQPLTLSRPKPLIPVANRPMIEYILKKLKIHGHNDIVVTLNYLRTHIKKLLKKNHPNFNAKFSIEKKPLGTAGGVALAQKYIDDTFFVLSGDVLIDVDFDEILKFHKKKKALATMILKPVNDPSHFGIAVLSQDNEIIKFLEKPSHSDVFSKIANTGTYIFEPEIMDYIDTSQGAVDFSNDVFPELINAKAGIYGYISEGYWNDVGRPDSFLNANHDVLNKKITPRPNGKILKESVGKFGDIWVGDNVEIKDKVRIIGPVVIGNDSIIEQNSVIGRNTVIGDNVTIKENTTIEGSVIFSKSIINSNSHLKNCIIDSECILDSGCVIEKGALLGNSVHVGPSSLISSNRSITNKVKILPESHVDSNFPL
- a CDS encoding DUF3656 domain-containing U32 family peptidase, with the protein product MIKLPELLAPAGSPDALKEAISAGADAVYLSGKKFGARQFADNFSVFEIESAIQYAHLRGVKVYVTVNTLIKERELSSAAEYVFKLYSMGVDGVLVQDLGLSHIIKEIFPDMDLHGSTQMTIHNNDSLEWLEENGFSRVVLSRELSMDEVNSMTKNSRLELEIFLHGALCYSYSGQCLLSSFIGGRSGNRGMCAQPCRKPYTIITSNLDEYGRPIKIQALPLKEKYILSPKDLCLYPHLRELVNSKISSLKIEGRMRSPEYVKTAVSIYRQALDKIGSGTNHLNNDYDMEVLKLGFNRGFTSGYLFKSMREKLMGRDKPGHRGLFIGNLKKYNPKKREGVIHLKSIIKPGKGDGLFFVPSNNEAPIGMDIEKPPFIKGKDMFLSLKKPVTVPSRVFLTRKKDLSLLYKNHQPIDLPNLAVDLFFKLDANNYPHLKGQIQTHGGKVVISEVVGKTSMEPAKTRPLSNKNIQKQLLKMGDKPFKGKISDIEYDETLFLPIKELNQLRRELIEDLEKKVIESYTPSLKKIDSAQLKLNELKKGLHYHGQKQNGPFKNASKSSQSSINLSVYVNDIPSLKSAIKTGFDRIYLDIPLLAPEKLLSKCSDPNSKYDFDFEYVNAILDEAIELCSQSNSHLVWKWPNITRNYLLDFLKKIKKDYPTGLDLMVGNIGAGNFIKKSFDETRLYGSYALNVWNHRTIATLSPLFSLITLSPELSWKEINNIIHYQKSNHLSSNSEIEILVQGNMESIISENCLISPDLISKTYFSEFSPEKSCLERFWGIKDERERVFPLKISSDCQSIILNSVETCLVNYVPAMMNNGIKNIAIDGRWRGERYVEKMGYFYEKAIQNSKNNKKVEKIKKDIKKISLGGITSYNFMKGIEKP
- the otsB gene encoding trehalose-phosphatase, whose product is MEDLKPKYLFDNLNLLAEFKNDISTAIITDIDGTISEITNNPKKALITPSMRNKLIKLKERFNLLAVISGRSLKDARSMVGIEDILYVGNHGLEYFSDGEYFVAPDVENYLSSINKTASKINKDLCAIEGLLFEDKGICYSIHYRKCDGSEIIRNKILDSIEKVPESKKLQINEGRKIVELKPPVGYDKGVIIHEIVDKYNLKKIIYLGDDITDLDAFKELKKLENQKKIKSASIIVLSNEIPIYVKNGAQFFVCDVKEVLKFFRWLLD
- a CDS encoding MutS-related protein, translating into MDKEIDLTTVKGVGDHMAQKIISQLGGEKELFKIVKNCEVDKISSIDGVSQRKAIEIMNELLGNPTQQFLKTERTLQIYEEILEKIIKYTHTTHARNKILLLSPSKDMEKIQSNLNFVMESKEMVSNLPIKNVKKLLRNLNTPQEKKPHFDASKAILVENKEDYNYLLDLGLNKYYPLITAQEAGEIQEYELVIYVYSSGEIDFEDASNLIMVNKEAEELEIVPEKVLIYFFDNEDIFKQVLELRKITGTKTVMDEVLTIISELKEFKAREVDFDKVVESAKLVADEEIKNTIQNVDLNGNEVLALLNQGMTDKIEKIFDDIIGKSRETIKSQTGTEFDPFIRTYPLEIDQQELERIKKRELSNRQIVDFDNKVKAAKRLSDLRKSVDNEIKEALEFDYEFAMGCFAHYYKLEPPEISNNFTLKQALHLDLALENEENIQRVDYNLTDEENVAILTGANSGGKTTLLETMAQISIMAQMGLPVCAQNAQIKLLDEIYFFSKKRSLDAGAFESFLRTFAPIATTDTQKLILLDELEAITELEAAVKIISSFIEFIKDSKSYAVIVTHMAREIMKYAEVRVDGIEAKGLDENYNLIVDRTPRMNYLARSTPELILKMIHSRSDGKLKEVYSRILEKF
- a CDS encoding phosphomannomutase: MSKYVQDIRGVVNTEITNKFASHLGTIVGNYLGSDQNVLVGRDSHTPSQMIKRSLTTGLMSAGINVIDLGIVPLPLIHFNLKIFDASVMITVSRSHLRPEDINIKIFSDHEIPLEQRHAEKVPWDKIGHLKYATNHQDQYLKSILKNTPINLIKDKGFLIVIDCEESLEKPFASQILSDVGCQNIIIGCKDTSPAKIYPEPNPQRISLVSEVTTAVGADMGIIFDNDLDMVVFIDEKGNRIKDQTILAIFSKYILEQNPGSIIVSSVVVSKSLDDIVLQKGKIIKTSVNQVLSEIAENNAIFGGDEPGMYVFSEFQVCFDAIFSVVKMLEILAQKNTTLSNLANEIEEYNRIVFTIDCEHEKKTPVIDIFKDQFESKYEINTTDGIRVDLNDSMILIRPSRFEPIIRVYLESESADKLQKLAESVKSMIELA